The following coding sequences lie in one Lolium perenne isolate Kyuss_39 chromosome 2, Kyuss_2.0, whole genome shotgun sequence genomic window:
- the LOC127333169 gene encoding glucan endo-1,3-beta-glucosidase 14-like has protein sequence MSGGMGLLLVAAIFLLQQIADEAVAAGASIGINYGQIADNLPSPSQVSWLVRSMNVGKVKLYDADHSILTAFRGSDVELVIGVGNENLSAMTDPATAQAWVQDHVLPYHLSSTRTRITCITVGNEVFKGNDAAIKDNLLPAMKSVHGALAALGLQGQVNVTTALSLDIMGSSYPPSAGAFRPDVAPYMAALLDFLSTATSPFLVNIYPYFAYKEDPSHVPLEYVLFQPTAGVTDTTTGLHYDNMLYAQMDSVYAAIQALGHTDVEVKISETGWPSKGDPDEAGATPQYAGMYMSNLLRRMEMKEGTPLRPAVAVDAFVFALFNENLKPGPASERNYGLFYPDGTPVYDFGLLGYLPPTHKSDATQTVLQLSFAHIAIAALTVMLS, from the exons ATGTCTGGTGGGATGGGGCTGCTGCTAGTAGCCGCAATCTTCCTTCTCCAGCAGATTG CGGATGAGGCGGTGGCTGCTGGAGCGTCGATCGGGATCAACTACGGGCAGATCGCCGACAACCTGCCTTCCCCGTCCCAGGTTTCATGGCTGGTCCGGTCGATGAACGTGGGCAAGGTGAAGCTCTACGACGCGGATCACAGCATCCTGACGGCGTTTCGTGGCTCCGACGTCGAGCTCGTCATCGGCGTCGGCAACGAGAACCTGTCGGCGATGACTGATCCGGCGACCGCGCAGGCGTGGGTCCAGGACCACGTCCTGCCGTACCACCTCTCCAGCACGCGCACGCGGATCACCTGTATCACCGTCGGGAACGAGGTGTTCAAGGGCAACGACGCCGCAATCAAGGATAACCTCCTGCCCGCCATGAAGTCCGTCCACGGGGCCCTCGCCGCCCTGGGGCTGCAGGGGCAGGTGAACGTCACCACCGCGCTGTCCCTCGACATCATGGGCAGCTCGTACCCTCCCTCCGCCGGGGCATTCCGTCCCGACGTCGCGCCCTACATGGCCGCACTCCTCGACTTCCTCTCGACGGCGACCTCTCCGTTCCTCGTCAACATCTACCCCTACTTCGCCTACAAGGAGGACCCCAGTCACGTGCCGCTTGAGTACGTTCTGTTCCAGCCAACCGCCGGAGTCACGGACACGACCACCGGTCTTCACTACGACAACATGCTCTACGCCCAGATGGACTCCGTCTATGCTGCGATCCAGGCGCTTGGACACACGGACGTCGAAGTCAAGATATCGGAGACTGGGTGGCCGTCAAAGGGTGACCCTGACGAGGCGGGCGCCACGCCACAGTACGCCGGGATGTACATGAGCAACCTGCTGCGCAGGATGGAAATGAAGGAGGGCACGCCCCTGAGGCCGGCGGTGGCAGTTGACGCCTTCGTCTTCGCGCTGTTCAACGAGAACCTCAAGCCCGGGCCGGCCTCCGAGCGCAACTACGGGCTCTTCTACCCTGACGGCACGCCGGTCTACGATTTCGGCCTGCTCGGGTACCTGCCGCCGACTCACAAATCGGATGCCACACAGACG GTGCTTCAATTGTCGTTTGCCCACATCGCCATAGCAGCTCTCACAGTCATGTTATCGTAG